One window from the genome of Pyrobaculum ferrireducens encodes:
- a CDS encoding RNA-binding domain-containing protein, with the protein MRVEAVVEVRLTEDKNKVLKALENVFTPTSIEERRGDTGVVLVATCDGSECLEKMRGAIWRQGIQDAARGVISRGIVGEDTVVFSINKQAAYVGVVSFVTEPGESPLGPITFTVRTRDVRQFLDWLAPRTYRGKVYYQAPPPD; encoded by the coding sequence ATGAGAGTCGAAGCGGTGGTTGAGGTTAGGCTGACCGAGGACAAGAACAAAGTTTTGAAGGCGCTGGAAAACGTATTCACCCCCACCTCTATAGAGGAGAGGAGGGGAGACACCGGAGTAGTTCTAGTCGCTACGTGCGACGGGAGTGAGTGTCTTGAGAAAATGAGGGGGGCCATCTGGCGCCAGGGGATACAAGACGCGGCGAGGGGCGTGATCTCCAGGGGGATAGTCGGCGAGGACACGGTAGTATTTTCAATTAATAAACAGGCGGCGTATGTGGGCGTTGTTAGTTTCGTCACAGAGCCGGGGGAGTCCCCCCTAGGCCCCATAACTTTTACCGTGAGGACGAGAGATGTGCGTCAATTTCTCGACTGGCTGGCGCCGCGGACTTACAGAGGCAAGGTGTACT